Proteins encoded by one window of Chryseobacterium aquaeductus:
- a CDS encoding D-alanine--D-alanine ligase: protein MSKKHVAVVMGGYSDEYKVSLKSGQLIYDSLDRDLYEVYKIVILKDEWYFLDENENKLPINKGDFSVSLNSNETLKFDVCFNIIHGSPGENGVLQAYWDAVGQTYTGCDFYQSALTFNKKDTLAVLSKYGIPSAKSIYLRKGEKINVNEIVENLGLPVFVKPNQSGSSLGISKVKEASELIASTEIAFKEDDEILIESFLNGMEVSVGVIDFKGETIVLGITEIVPKNEFFDYEAKYEGASEEITPARIDKETTKRMEEIAKRAYDSLGMSGFSRSEFILMDGIPYMLEMNTNPGFSPASILPQQAKIYGISIKDLCGNEVEKALQKGN from the coding sequence ATGAGCAAAAAACACGTTGCCGTAGTGATGGGAGGCTATTCTGACGAATATAAAGTTTCTTTAAAAAGTGGACAGCTAATCTATGATTCTTTAGACAGAGATCTATACGAAGTATATAAAATCGTGATTCTAAAAGATGAATGGTATTTTTTAGATGAAAACGAAAACAAACTTCCTATTAATAAAGGAGATTTTTCGGTTTCTTTAAATTCAAACGAAACTTTAAAATTTGACGTCTGCTTCAACATCATCCACGGAAGTCCTGGCGAGAACGGAGTTTTGCAGGCATATTGGGACGCTGTAGGACAAACCTATACCGGTTGTGATTTTTACCAAAGTGCTCTTACATTTAACAAGAAAGATACTTTAGCCGTTTTATCAAAATACGGAATTCCGTCTGCGAAAAGTATTTATTTAAGAAAAGGAGAAAAAATTAATGTTAATGAAATTGTAGAAAATCTCGGACTTCCTGTATTTGTAAAACCCAATCAATCCGGTTCGTCTCTTGGGATTTCTAAGGTAAAAGAAGCGTCTGAACTCATTGCTTCAACCGAAATTGCCTTTAAAGAAGATGATGAAATTTTAATTGAAAGTTTTCTCAACGGAATGGAAGTTTCTGTAGGCGTAATCGATTTTAAAGGAGAAACTATTGTTTTAGGAATTACAGAAATTGTTCCCAAAAATGAATTCTTTGATTACGAAGCTAAATATGAAGGCGCTTCAGAAGAAATTACTCCTGCTAGAATTGACAAAGAAACCACAAAAAGAATGGAAGAGATCGCAAAAAGAGCCTACGATTCTTTGGGAATGAGCGGATTCTCACGAAGTGAATTTATTTTGATGGATGGAATTCCATATATGCTGGAAATGAATACCAATCCTGGATTTTCTCCTGCAAGTATTCTTCCTCAACAGGCAAAAATCTACGGAATTTCGATCAAGGATCTTTGCGGAAACGAAGTTGAAAAAGCTTTACAAAAAGGAAACTAG
- the coaD gene encoding pantetheine-phosphate adenylyltransferase, giving the protein MKIAVFPGSFDPITLGHYDIIERAAALFDKVIIAIGQNSQKKYMFPIEKRMEFIQNSVAEFPNVEVDFFEGLTVDYCFQKNAQFILRGLRNPADFEFEKAIAHTNRTLAHKKLETVFLLTSSGKSFISSSIVREIINHGGEYELLVPEAVRVEK; this is encoded by the coding sequence ATGAAAATTGCTGTTTTTCCGGGATCTTTTGATCCGATTACATTAGGACATTACGATATTATCGAGAGAGCTGCGGCACTTTTCGACAAAGTAATTATTGCCATTGGCCAAAATTCTCAGAAAAAATATATGTTTCCCATTGAAAAAAGAATGGAATTCATACAAAACTCGGTTGCCGAATTTCCCAATGTAGAGGTTGATTTTTTTGAAGGTCTGACGGTTGATTACTGTTTTCAAAAAAACGCTCAATTTATCCTTCGAGGTCTCAGAAATCCTGCAGATTTTGAATTTGAAAAAGCAATTGCTCATACCAATCGCACTTTAGCCCACAAAAAACTTGAAACCGTTTTCTTATTAACCTCATCTGGAAAATCATTCATCAGTAGCAGCATCGTGAGAGAAATCATCAATCATGGTGGCGAATATGAATTATTGGTTCCCGAAGCGGTGAGAGTAGAAAAATAA
- a CDS encoding trimeric intracellular cation channel family protein has translation MHQQFNLIIEILGTISFAMSGSFAAMQKRLDPFGVLIIAFVTSVGGGTVRDLLLDIPVFWMHDLLMCGLILATSVFSMVFKSIEKNFKVTLFIFDSFGLGLFTIIGVQKGLNADIHPLICIGLGTITGCFGGIIRDILLNRIPLIFRKEIYASACIVGGSTFLLLTHFTTLSYTFIQIFTILMIVSVRTLAVKYQWQIPKFYGYESNSEM, from the coding sequence ATGCATCAACAGTTCAATCTCATCATAGAAATTCTCGGAACCATATCCTTTGCGATGTCTGGGAGTTTTGCTGCGATGCAAAAAAGGCTTGATCCTTTTGGGGTACTGATTATTGCTTTTGTAACTTCTGTTGGCGGCGGAACAGTGAGAGATTTACTTTTAGATATTCCCGTTTTTTGGATGCATGATCTTTTGATGTGCGGTTTGATTTTGGCGACGAGTGTTTTTTCGATGGTCTTTAAATCTATTGAAAAAAACTTTAAGGTCACTTTATTTATATTCGACAGTTTCGGGTTGGGATTATTTACAATTATTGGCGTACAGAAAGGTCTAAATGCAGACATCCATCCTTTAATTTGTATAGGATTGGGAACGATCACAGGATGTTTTGGTGGAATTATTCGGGATATTTTATTGAATAGAATTCCTTTGATTTTCAGAAAAGAAATTTATGCAAGTGCTTGTATTGTTGGCGGATCCACATTTTTGCTACTGACACATTTTACAACGCTTTCTTACACATTTATACAAATTTTCACAATCCTGATGATTGTAAGTGTAAGGACTTTAGCTGTGAAATACCAATGGCAAATTCCTAAATTTTATGGATATGAGAGTAATTCTGAAATGTAG
- a CDS encoding DUF2892 domain-containing protein — MNKYIKIVVAALLILGGLYMMIFTRNLGWGIVIFLLSALPIFLFFKNENILLAFWQLRKQDMVKASKFLNNIKDYKTELHKNQYGYYHYLQGLVLAQDHPTKVEPLMKKALEYGLNMKHDRAMATLNLAAGAISKGRRQEGQRLLDEAKRLDTAGMMTDQIKMMKDQLKMPTMQKHIHNPHMRQRGKF; from the coding sequence ATGAATAAATACATAAAAATCGTAGTTGCAGCTCTTCTAATTTTAGGAGGTCTTTACATGATGATTTTCACAAGAAACTTAGGATGGGGAATCGTTATTTTCCTTTTGTCTGCGTTGCCTATTTTTCTTTTCTTTAAAAACGAAAATATTCTTTTGGCATTCTGGCAATTGAGAAAGCAAGATATGGTAAAAGCTTCGAAATTTTTAAATAATATTAAAGATTATAAAACTGAACTTCATAAGAATCAATACGGCTATTATCACTATCTACAAGGTTTGGTTTTGGCTCAAGATCATCCGACGAAAGTAGAGCCTTTGATGAAAAAAGCCTTGGAATATGGTTTAAATATGAAGCATGACAGAGCGATGGCTACCTTAAACTTGGCTGCCGGAGCAATTTCTAAAGGAAGAAGACAAGAAGGACAAAGGCTTCTGGATGAAGCGAAAAGACTAGATACAGCAGGAATGATGACTGATCAAATAAAAATGATGAAAGATCAGCTGAAAATGCCAACCATGCAAAAGCATATTCACAATCCTCACATGAGACAGAGAGGGAAGTTTTAA